The following are from one region of the Arcobacter defluvii genome:
- a CDS encoding SulP family inorganic anion transporter, translating into MNRVKNDIFAGITAAVVALPLALAFGVASGAGAIAGLYGAIILGFFAALFGGTPTQISGPTGPMTVIVATAIATFPNDFQTVMTIVFLAGLMQISFGIVGIGKWIKYIPYPVISGFMCGIGVIIIILQINPFLGVEGYSSIVYTLTHLTDTLTKVNYEAILIATITLAIMFLTPKKISKIIPPALIALVLVTLFSIFFHFKVMIIGEIPMGLPQFVLPISFDILKLSTILTLAITLALLGSIDSLLTSIVADSKTKTKHDSKKELIGQGIGNTICSFFGAIPGAGATMRTVININSGATSKLSGMVHSVTLLLIVLFLAPLASQIPLAVLSGILIKVGFDILDYKFLKVINKVSKQDLIIMITVFLLTVFVDLIMAVGVGITISSIIAVYQISKNTQMKTAHSKVSFDIDIENHDIEIIKVNGSLFFGTASALDTRLEKIKNSKKIIIDCRNVSFLDISAIFTLEDIIEKFKSKDLEIILVLKYRHKKKVLAVDSLNVFKKIRIYHNLDDAINYTQKYELIYG; encoded by the coding sequence TTGAATAGAGTAAAAAATGATATTTTTGCTGGTATTACAGCAGCTGTAGTTGCTTTACCATTGGCTTTAGCTTTTGGTGTTGCAAGTGGTGCAGGAGCGATTGCAGGATTATATGGTGCCATAATATTAGGTTTTTTTGCTGCTTTATTTGGAGGAACTCCAACTCAAATATCAGGACCAACTGGTCCAATGACAGTTATTGTTGCCACAGCAATTGCAACTTTTCCAAATGATTTTCAAACTGTAATGACAATCGTTTTTTTAGCTGGACTTATGCAAATTTCTTTTGGAATAGTAGGAATTGGAAAATGGATAAAATATATTCCTTATCCTGTTATTTCAGGTTTTATGTGTGGAATAGGTGTTATTATAATTATTTTACAAATAAATCCTTTTTTAGGTGTTGAAGGATATAGTTCTATTGTTTATACATTAACACATCTTACTGATACACTAACAAAAGTAAATTATGAAGCTATATTAATTGCAACAATTACACTAGCAATAATGTTCTTAACACCTAAAAAAATATCAAAAATAATTCCTCCTGCTTTAATTGCCTTGGTATTAGTAACATTATTTTCAATTTTTTTCCATTTTAAAGTTATGATTATCGGAGAAATTCCTATGGGATTACCTCAATTTGTTTTACCAATATCATTTGATATTTTAAAATTAAGTACAATTTTAACTTTAGCTATTACTTTAGCTCTTTTAGGTTCTATTGATTCCCTTTTAACTTCTATAGTTGCAGATTCAAAAACAAAAACAAAACACGATTCTAAAAAAGAATTGATAGGACAAGGAATAGGAAATACAATTTGTTCTTTTTTTGGTGCAATTCCAGGAGCAGGTGCAACAATGAGAACTGTAATAAATATAAATAGTGGTGCGACTTCAAAATTATCTGGAATGGTTCACTCAGTTACTCTTTTATTAATAGTTTTATTTTTGGCTCCTCTTGCTTCGCAAATTCCACTTGCCGTATTATCTGGAATTTTGATAAAAGTTGGATTTGATATTTTAGATTATAAATTTTTAAAAGTAATAAATAAGGTATCAAAACAAGATTTAATTATAATGATAACAGTATTTTTACTTACTGTTTTTGTAGATTTAATTATGGCAGTAGGTGTGGGAATTACAATTTCTTCAATAATAGCTGTATATCAAATTTCAAAAAATACACAAATGAAAACAGCTCACTCAAAAGTATCTTTTGATATTGATATAGAAAACCATGACATTGAGATTATTAAAGTTAATGGTTCTTTATTTTTTGGTACAGCTTCAGCTTTGGATACAAGATTAGAAAAAATAAAAAATAGTAAAAAGATTATCATTGATTGTAGAAATGTCTCTTTTTTAGATATTTCTGCGATTTTTACACTTGAGGATATAATTGAAAAATTTAAAAGTAAAGATTTAGAGATTATTTTAGTTCTTAAATATAGACATAAGAAAAAAGTTTTAGCGGTTGATAGTTTAAATGTATTCAAAAAAATAAGAATATATCATAATCTTGATGATGCAATAAATTATACACAAAAATATGAGTTAATATATGGCTAA
- a CDS encoding uroporphyrinogen-III synthase, with product MAKIYLLNNQKYSDVENLEVFQIEYIKSKIDLNKYDALIFTSKNAVYSLDSFNKDWKNIPCYAIALKTANIIKNLGGKISFIGSSGHGNDFAQELIALLKNKKVLYIKALKTVSDLPNILRKNEILLDELIAYKTSCKKSTAILEDNSTFIFTSPSSVECFFKQYTWKDSYKAIVIGNTTAKFLPENVKYEISSLTSIEECINLAKHSFF from the coding sequence ATGGCTAAAATTTATTTATTAAATAATCAAAAATACTCTGATGTTGAAAATTTAGAAGTTTTTCAAATAGAATATATAAAATCAAAAATTGATTTAAATAAATATGACGCCTTGATTTTTACATCAAAGAATGCAGTTTATTCTTTAGATTCATTTAACAAAGATTGGAAGAATATCCCTTGTTATGCAATAGCTTTAAAAACTGCAAATATCATAAAAAATTTGGGTGGTAAGATTTCGTTTATTGGTAGTTCAGGACATGGGAATGATTTTGCACAAGAATTAATAGCTTTATTAAAAAACAAAAAAGTTTTATATATAAAAGCTTTAAAAACTGTATCTGATTTACCAAATATTTTAAGAAAAAATGAGATTCTTTTAGATGAACTAATAGCATATAAAACTTCATGTAAAAAATCAACTGCTATTTTGGAAGATAATTCTACATTTATTTTTACTTCACCTTCGAGTGTAGAATGCTTTTTTAAACAATATACTTGGAAAGATTCTTATAAAGCAATAGTTATTGGTAATACAACAGCAAAATTTCTACCTGAAAATGTTAAGTATGAAATTAGTTCTCTAACATCTATTGAAGAGTGTATAAATCTAGCGAAGCATTCCTTTTTTTAA
- the purD gene encoding phosphoribosylamine--glycine ligase, translating into MNILILGSGGREYSIGLAIYKENAHNLYFMPGNGATDRLGTNINIKDYNQLAVWAKDNSIDLTIVGPEAPLVDGVVDIFKENGLTIFGPSAAAAQLEGSKVYMKNILKKYNIPTAAFIETSNEKEAFDFIDTMNEPIVVKADGLCAGKGVIIAQTKDEAKKAASEMLSGVAFGDAGTSIVVEEYLDGYELSVFAICDGENYKVLPAAQDHKRVGDGDTGPNTGGMGAYAPTPLVNEDIYKKIEERVIKPTLKGMQNEGAPFEGVLFIGVMVVRGEPIILEYNVRFGDPECEILMPLLATPVSELFYKGATKQLDKLDIKIRDEFGVGVVMASENYPYGSSTPAEIIVDEIVDEDLLQNSHISFAGVEKIDDKLMATGGRVLVCVGFGKSIKEARDRAYALCGQVHFAGKKCRSDIAYQALK; encoded by the coding sequence GTGAATATATTGATACTAGGAAGTGGTGGTAGAGAATACTCTATTGGATTAGCAATATACAAAGAAAATGCTCATAATTTATATTTTATGCCAGGAAATGGTGCAACTGATAGATTGGGTACAAATATTAATATAAAAGATTATAATCAACTAGCAGTTTGGGCAAAAGATAATTCTATTGATTTAACAATTGTAGGACCAGAGGCTCCTTTAGTAGATGGTGTTGTTGATATATTTAAAGAAAATGGTTTAACAATTTTTGGACCAAGTGCAGCAGCTGCTCAACTTGAAGGTTCAAAAGTTTATATGAAAAATATACTTAAAAAGTATAACATACCAACAGCAGCATTTATAGAAACATCAAATGAAAAAGAGGCTTTTGATTTTATTGATACAATGAACGAACCAATTGTAGTAAAAGCAGATGGTTTATGTGCAGGTAAAGGTGTAATTATTGCACAAACAAAAGATGAAGCAAAAAAAGCTGCTTCTGAAATGTTAAGCGGAGTAGCTTTTGGTGACGCTGGAACATCTATTGTTGTAGAAGAGTATTTAGATGGTTATGAATTATCAGTATTTGCAATTTGTGATGGAGAAAACTATAAAGTATTACCAGCTGCTCAGGATCATAAAAGAGTAGGGGATGGAGATACAGGTCCAAATACTGGTGGAATGGGTGCTTATGCTCCAACACCACTTGTAAATGAAGATATTTATAAAAAAATTGAAGAAAGAGTGATAAAACCAACTTTAAAAGGTATGCAAAATGAAGGTGCACCTTTTGAAGGTGTACTATTTATTGGAGTAATGGTTGTACGAGGTGAACCAATTATTTTAGAATATAATGTTAGATTTGGTGATCCAGAATGCGAGATTTTAATGCCATTATTAGCAACTCCTGTATCTGAATTATTTTATAAAGGTGCAACAAAACAATTAGATAAACTTGATATTAAAATCAGAGATGAATTTGGAGTTGGTGTTGTAATGGCAAGTGAAAATTATCCATATGGTTCTAGTACACCTGCTGAAATTATAGTTGATGAAATAGTTGATGAAGATTTACTTCAAAATTCTCATATCTCTTTTGCTGGTGTTGAAAAAATTGATGATAAATTAATGGCAACTGGTGGAAGAGTACTTGTTTGTGTTGGCTTTGGTAAATCAATAAAAGAGGCAAGAGATAGAGCTTATGCTTTATGCGGTCAAGTGCATTTTGCAGGCAAAAAATGTAGATCTGATATTGCTTATCAAGCTTTAAAGTAA
- a CDS encoding RDD family protein, translating to MQDNTNNLQLASMRSRAFAFVIDDLLVTIIIMVIFWENILAVSQNMDAMMYLMKTDLVMPLIILKIIYQTFFVWYYGATVGKIVAKIRVIDANSWGRVSFFSSFLRAVGRIFSEMFFYVGFLVGFFNDGRRTFHDITGKTLVVNV from the coding sequence ATGCAAGACAATACAAACAATCTTCAATTAGCTTCAATGCGTTCTCGTGCATTTGCGTTTGTAATTGATGATTTATTAGTTACAATTATTATAATGGTGATTTTTTGGGAAAATATCCTTGCTGTTAGTCAAAATATGGATGCAATGATGTATTTGATGAAAACAGATTTAGTTATGCCATTAATCATACTAAAAATAATCTATCAAACTTTTTTTGTTTGGTATTATGGTGCAACAGTAGGAAAAATAGTGGCAAAAATTAGAGTTATTGATGCAAATTCTTGGGGAAGAGTATCTTTCTTTTCATCTTTCTTAAGAGCAGTAGGAAGAATTTTTTCAGAAATGTTTTTTTATGTGGGGTTTTTAGTGGGGTTTTTCAACGATGGAAGAAGAACTTTTCATGATATTACTGGTAAAACGTTGGTAGTAAATGTATAA
- a CDS encoding LPS-assembly protein LptD: protein MYKKILISLLLSTSLLTAQEINNEKFQLIAKNIDSKENIITAVGSVVIYSPTYYLSADKIIYDKEKETFELFDNVLIIKDNNIQTQSNHAFVDLKNELSNQSPMFLYENTNNIWMNTKESNKEKEIIQLDSSIISSCDCLDPAWSIRASSADYDTEAKWINAYNPRLYIKDVPVFYSPYFGFPTDKTRRTGLLFPTLGYSREEGVYYSQPIYFAPAQNYDLEFVPQIRTFRGKGGYLYYRYADSPDSMLNVKGGLFREDGDYREENSLDHQEHFGLNVDYSRKNIFANQNTEDGLFTSIKYLNDVEYITLEDDEQSISTDKKVESKINYFYNTPDYYMGTYARYYIDTSKKSNSNTLQELPQAHFHSYNKEVFIDNLLYSIDTKVMNYTRPEGLTANVYEISVPISYSKYFLDDYLYLTVENKTIISKYDYDNFTNNDYEDGNLIQNRTSILVGSDLIKPYENYLHTMNLGAEYVIPKNLKEDGDLYKITTVSGSTKENELKAFPITQEEKNINLTLNQSLYEKNSLKQLINHKMSQSILYDEVDNPKFEDFENYVKVNHDFGSISGRVVYNMDDNTFVENSISNTLSYEDFSLTAGYYKSKKTDNTFNDRDDLESYRFNTSYKISKDYKITYYENYNILEKTRNKQGISFNINDNCWNLDLKYEKEVIPETRYNDLTNKYDSKEQEIIFVNLILKPLGGIKQKYKMENDN from the coding sequence ATGTATAAGAAAATTTTAATTTCACTACTACTAAGTACCTCATTATTAACAGCTCAAGAAATAAATAATGAAAAATTCCAATTAATTGCGAAAAATATAGATTCAAAAGAAAATATAATAACAGCAGTTGGAAGTGTTGTTATTTATTCTCCTACTTATTATTTAAGTGCTGATAAAATTATATATGACAAAGAAAAAGAAACTTTTGAACTTTTTGATAATGTTCTAATTATAAAAGACAATAATATTCAAACCCAAAGTAATCATGCTTTTGTTGATTTAAAAAATGAACTATCCAATCAAAGTCCTATGTTTTTATATGAGAATACTAACAATATTTGGATGAATACTAAAGAATCAAATAAAGAAAAAGAGATTATTCAATTAGATAGTTCTATTATCTCATCTTGTGATTGTTTAGACCCTGCTTGGAGTATTAGAGCATCAAGTGCAGATTATGATACAGAAGCTAAATGGATAAATGCGTATAATCCAAGATTATATATAAAAGATGTTCCAGTTTTTTATAGTCCTTATTTTGGATTTCCAACTGATAAAACAAGAAGAACAGGATTATTATTTCCTACTTTAGGTTATTCAAGAGAAGAAGGAGTTTATTACTCTCAACCAATATATTTTGCACCTGCACAAAATTATGATTTAGAATTTGTTCCTCAAATTAGAACTTTTAGAGGAAAAGGTGGATATTTATATTATAGATATGCAGATTCACCTGATTCTATGTTAAATGTAAAAGGTGGTTTATTCAGAGAAGATGGTGATTATAGGGAAGAAAATTCATTAGATCATCAAGAACATTTTGGTTTAAATGTTGATTATAGTAGAAAAAATATTTTTGCTAATCAAAATACAGAAGATGGATTATTTACTTCTATAAAATATCTAAATGATGTTGAATATATAACTTTAGAGGATGATGAACAAAGTATTTCAACAGATAAAAAAGTTGAATCTAAGATAAATTATTTTTATAATACTCCTGATTATTATATGGGAACTTATGCAAGATATTATATAGACACATCTAAAAAATCAAACTCAAATACGTTACAAGAATTACCTCAAGCACATTTTCATTCATATAATAAAGAAGTATTTATTGATAATCTATTATATTCAATTGATACAAAAGTTATGAATTATACTAGACCTGAAGGTTTAACAGCTAATGTTTATGAAATAAGTGTTCCTATTAGTTATAGTAAATATTTCCTTGATGATTATTTGTATTTAACTGTTGAAAATAAAACTATTATTAGTAAATATGATTATGACAATTTTACAAATAATGATTATGAAGATGGAAATTTAATACAAAATAGAACATCAATTTTAGTTGGAAGTGATTTAATTAAACCTTATGAAAACTATTTACATACTATGAATTTAGGTGCAGAATATGTAATTCCAAAAAATCTGAAAGAAGATGGTGATTTATATAAAATTACAACAGTTAGTGGTTCTACAAAAGAAAATGAATTAAAAGCCTTTCCAATAACTCAAGAAGAAAAAAATATTAATTTGACATTGAATCAATCTTTATATGAGAAAAACAGTTTAAAACAATTAATCAATCATAAAATGTCTCAATCTATTCTCTATGATGAAGTAGATAATCCAAAATTTGAAGATTTTGAAAACTACGTAAAAGTAAATCATGATTTCGGATCTATTTCTGGAAGAGTAGTTTATAATATGGATGATAATACTTTTGTTGAAAACAGTATATCTAATACTCTATCTTATGAAGATTTTTCTTTAACAGCAGGTTATTATAAATCGAAAAAAACAGATAATACTTTTAACGATAGAGATGATTTAGAATCATATAGATTTAATACTTCTTATAAAATATCGAAAGACTACAAAATAACTTATTATGAAAATTATAATATTTTAGAAAAAACAAGAAATAAACAAGGTATAAGTTTTAATATAAATGATAATTGTTGGAATTTAGATTTAAAATATGAAAAAGAAGTAATTCCAGAAACTCGATATAATGATTTAACAAATAAATATGATTCAAAAGAACAAGAAATAATTTTTGTTAATTTAATATTAAAACCATTAGGTGGAATAAAACAAAAATATAAAATGGAAAATGACAACTAA
- a CDS encoding phosphoribosyltransferase — protein MNSDKIYFKNREVAAYRLLDVLPIDSMKLEDWTVISSSYGGFIIAKIIAKTLNSKCDMMFSGKIYAPNNEDCEIAVVTEHEEVLIHEELVKSFDISLDYVYSKSKQVFEESIKHRINRFRQGEKIEKLENKNVLIVDEGINTGLTMMACIKTAINLKAKSISVATPILPTASIPTIESIADDLYFIKKLDHFVEIDFYYDSLEDVSFEELEKINKG, from the coding sequence ATGAATTCTGATAAAATATATTTCAAAAATAGAGAAGTAGCAGCTTATAGATTATTAGATGTTTTACCTATTGATAGTATGAAATTAGAAGATTGGACTGTAATTTCTAGTTCATATGGTGGATTTATAATTGCAAAAATTATTGCAAAAACTTTAAATAGTAAATGTGATATGATGTTTTCAGGGAAAATTTATGCTCCAAATAATGAAGATTGTGAAATTGCAGTTGTTACAGAGCATGAAGAGGTATTAATACATGAGGAGTTAGTAAAATCGTTTGATATAAGTTTAGATTATGTGTATTCTAAATCTAAGCAAGTTTTTGAAGAGTCTATTAAACATAGAATTAATAGATTTAGACAAGGTGAGAAAATTGAAAAATTAGAAAATAAAAATGTTTTAATTGTTGATGAAGGTATAAATACAGGTCTTACAATGATGGCTTGTATAAAAACTGCAATTAATTTAAAAGCAAAATCTATTTCAGTGGCAACTCCAATTTTACCAACAGCTAGTATTCCGACCATAGAATCAATTGCAGATGATTTATATTTCATAAAAAAATTGGATCATTTTGTTGAAATTGATTTTTATTATGATAGTTTAGAAGATGTTAGTTTTGAAGAATTAGAAAAAATAAATAAAGGATAA
- a CDS encoding polyribonucleotide nucleotidyltransferase → MATVCEFDLNGKQEVFEFEKVAKQANGAVLAKIGNAVVLATVVSEFDNPVSEDFTPLTVQYIEKTYAAAKLPGGFIKREGKPSDFETLTSRVIDRSLRPLFPKGYVYPTTITVMVLSADKDVDLQTLSLNAANAALYTSNLPIKKSVCGVRVGKIENELIINPTSEQLENSTLDLYVAGSKDELLMIEMKTISSSELVEIDIEAFTKIHNTNEMDEESLVEAISFAQNALKESNLTYEKAFEEVCKEKVEVELIKFTIDESVINYVRDNFSNEIKEAIKKLAKSERATQLKDVAKMISSNEYCSTNELDFTTIYEAVSIVKREIVRNMIVSDKVRADGRGLKDVRPITIETNILPSTHSSCLFTRGETQALVIGTIAGPKDGQMYEVLTDKSTSMERFMVHYNFPGFSVGEAKPMFGVGRRELGHGNLAKKALEATIDDDYTETIRLVSEILESNGSSSMATVCGGSLALKAAGVPISDLVAGVAMGMVVEGDNYSVLTDIMGLEDHDGDMDFKVAGTNKGITALQMDIKLGGIELSVLKEALLQAKEGRVHILSLMNEAAKDIVPSEALPLVEQFAIDPSKIMVIIGKAGATIKEIIEKFTVSIDLDRDSGTVKVSGGNKQNVLDACEHIKTISNNAPARKDAPKNVDFEKLYAVDEVVTGKVERVVDFGAFILLPKGGEGLLHISKISKERVNNVSDVLSVGQEIEVKVLKVKKDRIELSSN, encoded by the coding sequence ATGGCAACAGTTTGTGAATTTGATTTAAATGGAAAACAAGAGGTTTTCGAATTTGAGAAAGTAGCGAAACAAGCAAATGGCGCAGTTTTAGCGAAAATAGGGAATGCTGTAGTTTTAGCTACAGTTGTAAGTGAATTTGATAATCCCGTAAGTGAAGATTTTACTCCTTTAACTGTTCAATATATTGAAAAAACTTATGCCGCAGCAAAATTACCAGGAGGTTTTATAAAAAGAGAAGGTAAACCAAGTGATTTTGAAACTTTAACATCAAGAGTAATTGATAGAAGTTTAAGACCTCTTTTTCCTAAAGGATATGTTTATCCTACAACAATCACGGTAATGGTATTAAGTGCAGATAAAGATGTTGATTTACAAACATTATCATTAAATGCAGCAAATGCAGCTTTATATACTTCTAATTTACCAATAAAAAAGTCAGTTTGTGGAGTAAGAGTAGGAAAAATTGAAAATGAATTAATTATTAATCCAACATCAGAACAATTAGAAAATTCTACTTTAGATTTATATGTAGCTGGTTCTAAAGATGAATTATTAATGATAGAAATGAAAACTATATCATCAAGTGAATTAGTTGAAATTGATATAGAAGCATTTACAAAAATTCATAATACAAATGAAATGGATGAAGAGAGTTTAGTTGAAGCTATTTCTTTTGCGCAAAATGCTTTAAAAGAGTCAAATTTAACTTATGAAAAAGCTTTTGAAGAAGTATGCAAAGAAAAAGTAGAAGTAGAGTTAATCAAATTTACAATTGATGAATCAGTTATAAATTATGTAAGAGATAATTTTTCAAATGAGATAAAAGAGGCAATTAAAAAATTAGCAAAAAGTGAAAGAGCTACTCAGCTTAAAGATGTTGCCAAAATGATATCTTCAAATGAATATTGTTCTACGAATGAATTAGATTTTACTACTATTTATGAAGCTGTTTCTATTGTAAAAAGAGAAATTGTAAGAAATATGATTGTAAGCGATAAAGTAAGAGCTGATGGAAGAGGTTTAAAAGATGTAAGACCAATTACAATTGAAACTAATATTTTACCATCAACTCACTCTTCTTGTCTATTTACAAGAGGTGAAACACAAGCATTAGTTATTGGAACAATTGCTGGTCCTAAAGATGGGCAAATGTATGAAGTTTTAACTGATAAATCAACTTCAATGGAAAGATTTATGGTACATTATAATTTTCCAGGTTTTTCTGTTGGTGAAGCTAAACCCATGTTTGGTGTTGGGAGACGTGAATTAGGACATGGAAATTTAGCAAAAAAAGCATTAGAAGCAACAATTGATGATGATTATACAGAAACAATAAGATTAGTTTCTGAAATTTTAGAATCAAATGGTTCTTCATCAATGGCAACTGTTTGTGGTGGTTCATTAGCACTTAAAGCTGCAGGTGTACCTATCTCTGATTTAGTTGCAGGTGTTGCAATGGGTATGGTTGTTGAAGGAGATAATTATTCAGTATTAACTGACATTATGGGATTAGAAGATCATGATGGTGATATGGATTTTAAAGTAGCAGGAACGAATAAAGGAATTACTGCTTTACAAATGGATATTAAATTAGGTGGAATTGAATTATCAGTATTAAAAGAAGCATTACTTCAAGCAAAAGAAGGTCGAGTTCATATTTTATCTTTAATGAATGAAGCTGCTAAAGATATCGTTCCAAGTGAAGCTTTACCATTAGTAGAACAATTTGCAATTGATCCAAGTAAAATAATGGTAATTATTGGAAAAGCAGGTGCAACTATAAAAGAAATAATTGAAAAATTCACTGTTTCAATTGATTTAGATAGAGATAGTGGAACAGTAAAAGTTAGTGGAGGAAATAAACAAAATGTTCTTGATGCTTGTGAACATATAAAAACAATCTCAAATAATGCTCCTGCAAGAAAAGACGCTCCAAAAAATGTTGATTTTGAAAAATTATACGCTGTTGATGAAGTTGTAACTGGAAAAGTAGAAAGAGTAGTTGATTTTGGTGCATTTATTCTTTTACCAAAAGGTGGAGAAGGTCTTTTACATATTTCAAAAATTTCTAAAGAGAGAGTAAATAATGTTTCAGATGTTTTATCTGTTGGTCAAGAAATAGAAGTAAAAGTTTTAAAAGTAAAAAAAGATAGAATAGAATTATCTTCAAATTAA
- a CDS encoding response regulator, translated as MAKLLIVDDSTMLRDMLNYALNEGGYTDVTEAVDGVDGLAKAKAADFDLIITDVNMPNMDGLTLIGELRKISQYSKKPILVLTTERSDEMKAKGKAAGATGWIVKPFVPDQLLKAVNIVLSR; from the coding sequence ATGGCTAAGCTTTTAATAGTAGATGATTCTACAATGCTAAGAGATATGCTAAACTATGCATTAAATGAGGGTGGTTATACTGATGTAACTGAAGCCGTTGATGGAGTTGATGGTTTAGCAAAAGCAAAAGCTGCAGATTTTGATTTAATAATTACAGATGTTAATATGCCAAATATGGATGGGTTAACATTAATAGGTGAATTAAGAAAAATATCACAATATTCAAAAAAACCTATTTTAGTACTTACAACAGAAAGAAGTGATGAGATGAAGGCGAAAGGTAAAGCTGCAGGAGCTACTGGTTGGATTGTAAAACCATTTGTACCAGATCAGTTATTAAAAGCAGTAAATATAGTGTTAAGTAGATAA